Proteins encoded by one window of Lujinxingia litoralis:
- a CDS encoding diaminopimelate decarboxylase yields MNRFPQIRPAALDPAHQNWWVRDGLRPETHRLQIAGHDAETLARRADRPLFAYDLDRVEDNFMRLHQAFARHGHPFQVFYAVKANRFRPILETLRATGVAGIDAASPREVLYALEMGFPAEKITFTNVSVSKRDLEQLKGLPIMLNCDSLSVIEKVAQVDPGRAIGLRINPQVGVGINENLTYAGQRATKFGIYLDRLPEALALIEKHGLRLQGLHMHVGCGWTGSAITQYFQAVDRLTAIARQVIDTHGPLEYLNFGGGLGVPLTAGDGSVDVNLYARGIVERVRQLGLGIKVCVEPGDYIVKDTGVLLSEVVMVEEKGGTEFVGVNTGFNVHTGASHYNLYQEFVHTTRADFSPEHQVTIVGNINEVIDVFASDRPMPRIQEGDILAMLNAGGYGASMMMEHCLREPAMQIGLSQKGNPFAESL; encoded by the coding sequence GTGAACAGATTTCCTCAGATCCGACCGGCTGCCCTCGATCCTGCTCACCAGAACTGGTGGGTCCGCGACGGCCTTCGCCCCGAAACTCATCGCCTCCAGATCGCCGGCCACGACGCCGAGACCCTTGCCAGACGCGCTGATAGACCGCTCTTCGCCTACGACCTCGACCGGGTCGAAGACAACTTTATGCGGCTCCATCAGGCCTTTGCTCGCCACGGACACCCCTTCCAGGTGTTCTATGCGGTCAAAGCCAATCGCTTCCGGCCGATCCTCGAGACCCTGCGCGCCACCGGCGTCGCCGGAATCGACGCTGCCAGTCCCCGCGAGGTCTTGTATGCGTTGGAGATGGGCTTTCCCGCTGAGAAAATCACGTTCACCAATGTCAGCGTCAGCAAACGCGACCTCGAGCAGCTCAAAGGGCTGCCGATCATGCTCAACTGCGACTCGCTGAGCGTCATCGAGAAGGTCGCCCAGGTCGATCCCGGCCGGGCCATCGGCCTGCGCATCAACCCCCAGGTCGGGGTGGGCATCAACGAAAACCTGACCTACGCCGGACAACGCGCCACCAAGTTCGGCATCTACCTCGATCGCCTGCCCGAAGCCCTGGCGCTGATCGAGAAGCACGGGCTGCGCCTCCAGGGCCTGCACATGCACGTGGGCTGCGGCTGGACCGGCTCGGCCATCACCCAGTACTTCCAGGCCGTCGACCGCCTCACCGCGATCGCGCGCCAGGTCATCGACACCCACGGCCCGCTGGAGTACTTAAACTTCGGCGGTGGCCTGGGCGTCCCCCTGACCGCCGGCGACGGCTCGGTCGACGTCAACCTCTACGCCCGGGGCATCGTCGAGCGGGTGCGCCAGCTGGGCCTGGGCATCAAGGTCTGCGTGGAGCCCGGCGACTACATCGTCAAAGACACCGGTGTGCTCCTCTCCGAGGTCGTGATGGTCGAGGAGAAGGGCGGCACCGAGTTTGTGGGCGTAAACACCGGCTTTAACGTCCATACCGGCGCCAGCCACTACAACCTCTACCAGGAGTTTGTGCACACCACGCGCGCCGACTTCAGCCCCGAACACCAGGTGACCATCGTCGGCAACATCAACGAGGTCATCGACGTCTTCGCCAGCGACCGGCCCATGCCTCGCATCCAAGAAGGCGACATCCTGGCCATGCTCAACGCCGGCGGCTACGGGGCCTCCATGATGATGGAACACTGCCTGCGCGAGCCGGCCATGCAGATCGGCCTCTCGCAAAAGGGCAACCCCTTCGCCGAGTCCCTCTAA